The following coding sequences are from one Pelagovum sp. HNIBRBA483 window:
- a CDS encoding winged helix-turn-helix domain-containing protein, with protein sequence MAIRQLNNALTRRIFLARHGLLAEPIGKAGPREIAALIGDLGFVQVDSVLTFARAHDMILWSRRQRYRPQVLGLVHARDRAVFEHWTHDASVIAMEAFPFWRLKFEREREQLAARWAKWQRTDFLDQIDAVRGQIAERGPQSSLDVGVGEKRNSGGWWDWHPSKTALEYLWRTGELSVTRREGFRKIYDLTERVIPPDIHARYADVQETVAWACATALDRLGFATNTELANFYDLISKSEAREWCAAAEARGEIVPVEVEGADGQVKRCFARPDVWEGVGDVASPKRVRLLSPFDPALRDRKRAEWLFGFRYRIEIFVPEAQRTFGYYVFPVMEGTRLIGRIDMKTDRAADALVVRAYWPEANAALGKGRLARLEGELDRARRFAGVATVVFEDGWQRLPIM encoded by the coding sequence ATGGCGATACGCCAATTGAACAATGCCTTGACGCGGCGGATATTTCTGGCGCGGCACGGGCTTTTGGCGGAGCCAATAGGCAAGGCAGGGCCGCGTGAGATCGCCGCGTTGATCGGAGATCTGGGATTTGTTCAGGTTGATAGCGTCCTGACATTTGCGCGCGCCCACGACATGATTTTATGGTCGCGTCGTCAGCGCTACCGGCCGCAGGTTCTGGGGCTTGTGCATGCGCGGGACAGGGCAGTTTTCGAGCACTGGACCCATGATGCGTCTGTCATCGCGATGGAGGCGTTCCCTTTCTGGCGGCTTAAGTTCGAGCGGGAGCGGGAACAACTGGCAGCGCGCTGGGCGAAATGGCAGCGCACCGATTTTTTGGACCAGATTGACGCCGTGCGCGGGCAGATTGCGGAACGTGGGCCGCAATCGAGCCTTGATGTCGGTGTTGGTGAGAAACGCAACTCTGGTGGGTGGTGGGATTGGCATCCGTCGAAGACGGCGCTGGAGTATCTGTGGCGGACGGGCGAGCTGTCGGTGACGCGGCGCGAGGGGTTTCGCAAGATCTATGATCTGACCGAGCGGGTGATTCCGCCCGATATTCATGCGCGATACGCCGATGTGCAGGAAACGGTCGCATGGGCGTGTGCGACGGCGCTTGACCGGCTCGGGTTTGCAACGAACACGGAACTTGCCAATTTCTATGATCTGATCAGCAAGTCAGAGGCGCGGGAATGGTGCGCGGCGGCTGAGGCGCGCGGCGAGATCGTGCCGGTTGAAGTTGAAGGAGCGGACGGGCAGGTGAAGCGCTGTTTTGCGCGGCCCGATGTGTGGGAAGGCGTGGGTGATGTGGCGTCACCCAAGCGGGTGCGGCTGCTGTCGCCGTTTGATCCGGCGTTGCGTGACCGGAAGCGGGCGGAATGGCTGTTCGGTTTTCGCTACCGGATCGAGATTTTCGTACCGGAGGCGCAACGGACATTCGGTTATTACGTCTTTCCGGTAATGGAGGGAACGCGGCTGATCGGGCGGATTGATATGAAAACCGACCGCGCCGCAGATGCGTTGGTGGTGCGGGCCTATTGGCCTGAAGCGAATGCTGCGTTGGGCAAAGGGCGGTTGGCGCGACTGGAGGGGGAACTGGACCGAGCGCGGCGCTTTGCGGGTGTTGCGACGGTGGTTTTCGAAGATGGGTGGCAGCGTTTGCCAATAATGTGA
- a CDS encoding trimeric intracellular cation channel family protein: MTFLTGLDYASVFIFALTGALVASRAQLDLVGFIFVACLTAVGGGTLRDLFLSRETLFWVADPTLIAVACAAALLMFFTAHLFESRLKVLTWLDACALSVAVPAGVGVALALESHWAIALIMGVSTGCFGGLMRDVVCNEVPLVLKQGELYLTAAFAGAAATLIARSIGLSDPNALAICAVVTLALRSGSLAFGWRLPTYRARPPRH, from the coding sequence ATGACCTTCCTCACCGGCCTCGATTACGCATCTGTTTTTATCTTCGCGCTCACCGGCGCGCTTGTCGCCAGCCGCGCCCAGCTTGATCTGGTAGGCTTCATCTTTGTCGCCTGCCTTACAGCCGTTGGCGGCGGCACCCTCCGCGATCTGTTTCTTTCGCGTGAAACACTCTTTTGGGTGGCCGACCCAACTCTCATCGCGGTTGCGTGCGCTGCTGCGCTCCTGATGTTCTTCACTGCCCATCTCTTCGAAAGCCGGTTGAAAGTTCTCACATGGCTCGACGCCTGCGCCCTCTCCGTCGCCGTCCCTGCGGGGGTGGGCGTCGCTCTCGCACTAGAGAGCCATTGGGCCATCGCCTTGATCATGGGGGTTTCGACAGGTTGTTTCGGCGGCTTGATGCGGGATGTGGTGTGCAACGAAGTGCCGCTGGTCCTCAAACAAGGCGAACTCTACCTGACCGCAGCCTTTGCCGGCGCAGCGGCGACGCTTATCGCCCGCTCCATTGGATTGTCAGACCCCAACGCCCTAGCAATCTGTGCGGTTGTCACTTTGGCCCTGCGCTCCGGCAGCCTTGCGTTCGGTTGGCGTTTGCCCACCTACCGCGCACGTCCTCCGCGCCACTAA
- the rnhA gene encoding ribonuclease HI, with the protein MPDLFAYTDGACSGNPGPGGWGALLLAKDGETVLKERELCGGEADTTNNRMELLAAINALESLSRPSTITVVTDSAYVKGGITQWLFGWKKNGWRTSNKKPVKNEDLWQRLDAARQQHNVTWEWVKGHAGHPENERADELARRGMAPFKP; encoded by the coding sequence ATGCCTGATCTCTTCGCCTATACTGACGGCGCTTGCAGCGGCAATCCCGGCCCCGGTGGCTGGGGAGCACTGCTGCTCGCGAAAGACGGCGAAACCGTCCTGAAGGAGCGCGAACTTTGCGGCGGCGAGGCAGACACGACCAACAACCGTATGGAACTGCTCGCCGCGATCAATGCGTTGGAAAGCCTGTCGCGCCCTTCCACCATCACCGTCGTGACCGATAGCGCCTATGTTAAAGGCGGAATTACCCAATGGCTTTTCGGATGGAAGAAAAACGGCTGGCGCACCTCCAACAAAAAGCCGGTTAAAAATGAGGACCTCTGGCAGCGCCTCGATGCAGCCCGCCAGCAACATAACGTGACGTGGGAGTGGGTGAAAGGCCATGCAGGCCACCCCGAAAACGAACGCGCGGACGAACTGGCCCGCCGTGGCATGGCTCCGTTCAAACCATGA
- a CDS encoding class I SAM-dependent methyltransferase — translation MSADPKTIETYAAKAGDYLRMTATTQPTASLQRFMALLPPSAKVLDIGCGPGTESALMRAAGLDPDPFDASAEMVALAQETYSLPARVASFDDITQQATYDGAWANFSLLHARRGDLPRHLHAIARALKPSGIFHIAMKTGEGEKRDSLGRFYTYISVTDLQSILHDTGFEPLHVDEDEGPGLAGKQEPFVTICARLQNDA, via the coding sequence ATGAGCGCCGATCCCAAAACAATTGAGACATATGCAGCAAAGGCTGGCGATTATCTGCGCATGACGGCCACAACCCAGCCAACCGCCAGTTTGCAACGTTTCATGGCGCTCCTGCCCCCTTCTGCCAAAGTACTTGATATCGGCTGTGGCCCCGGCACCGAATCCGCTCTCATGCGGGCTGCCGGTCTGGATCCCGATCCCTTCGACGCCTCAGCGGAAATGGTTGCCCTCGCGCAGGAAACCTACAGCCTTCCTGCCCGCGTCGCCAGTTTCGATGATATAACGCAGCAAGCCACCTATGATGGTGCATGGGCCAATTTCAGCCTCCTGCATGCCCGCAGGGGCGATCTCCCCCGCCATCTGCACGCCATCGCCCGCGCCCTCAAACCAAGCGGAATCTTCCACATCGCGATGAAGACAGGAGAGGGCGAAAAGCGCGACTCACTTGGCCGGTTCTATACCTACATTTCCGTCACTGACCTGCAATCCATTCTACATGATACAGGCTTCGAGCCCCTCCATGTAGACGAAGATGAAGGCCCCGGTCTGGCCGGAAAACAGGAACCATTCGTGACAATTTGCGCGAGACTCCAAAACGATGCCTGA
- a CDS encoding glutathione S-transferase family protein, whose product MSGLRLYSMPSSGNSYKVRLLLSFLGLEYTHIACENGSAALAEAKASGNAPMGKLPALHLPDGNILSESNAILCYLAQGSGWLPENSLQQAQMLAWMFFEQNRHEPVIAVRASLRTYPERAHLATPARMEELLESGHVVLALMEEHLSSNEWFAGTQASVADIALYAYTHTAGSRGGYDMARFPALNDWLPRIAAMPGYVPLEAVP is encoded by the coding sequence ATGTCTGGCCTACGCCTCTATTCGATGCCCAGTTCAGGCAACAGCTACAAGGTCCGGTTACTGCTGTCGTTCCTAGGTCTGGAATACACGCACATCGCCTGCGAAAACGGCAGCGCCGCCCTTGCCGAAGCCAAAGCAAGCGGCAATGCACCCATGGGAAAACTCCCCGCCCTGCACCTGCCCGATGGCAACATCCTCTCCGAGTCAAACGCCATTCTGTGTTACCTCGCGCAAGGGTCCGGCTGGCTGCCAGAGAACAGTCTCCAGCAAGCACAAATGCTCGCGTGGATGTTTTTTGAGCAAAACCGCCATGAACCCGTTATCGCAGTCCGCGCCTCGCTGCGCACCTACCCCGAGCGCGCCCACCTCGCGACACCGGCCCGCATGGAAGAACTTCTCGAAAGCGGTCATGTAGTCCTAGCGCTGATGGAAGAACACCTTTCAAGCAACGAATGGTTCGCCGGCACTCAGGCCTCCGTCGCTGATATTGCCCTTTATGCCTATACCCACACCGCAGGTTCGCGCGGCGGCTACGATATGGCGCGATTCCCCGCGCTCAATGACTGGCTCCCGCGCATCGCCGCAATGCCGGGCTATGTCCCGCTGGAAGCGGTTCCATGA
- a CDS encoding DUF3429 domain-containing protein encodes MSQIPRSALILGFAGLIPFLWGAATLLSPTLADWGYTTLGGRFVGPYVQLFYGTIILSFMSGVLWGFAAKTSGTVAATGYALSVIPALWAFFMTGGGPVTAALNLIIGFLGVLAIDWLFWRQGLTPPWWMRLRITLTAIVCLSLAIGAL; translated from the coding sequence ATGAGCCAGATACCCCGCTCCGCTCTGATCCTCGGTTTCGCTGGATTGATCCCTTTCCTTTGGGGCGCCGCGACGCTTCTCTCTCCGACGTTGGCTGACTGGGGCTACACGACGCTCGGCGGGCGCTTCGTTGGCCCATATGTCCAGCTTTTTTACGGCACGATCATCCTTTCATTTATGTCTGGGGTGCTATGGGGCTTCGCCGCCAAAACCTCCGGCACCGTCGCCGCGACAGGTTATGCGCTCTCGGTCATACCCGCACTCTGGGCATTTTTCATGACCGGCGGCGGACCTGTCACCGCCGCACTAAATCTGATCATCGGGTTTCTTGGGGTCTTGGCGATTGATTGGTTATTCTGGCGTCAGGGTTTGACCCCGCCTTGGTGGATGCGCTTGCGCATTACGCTCACAGCGATTGTCTGCCTATCGCTCGCCATCGGTGCGCTGTGA
- the ispH gene encoding 4-hydroxy-3-methylbut-2-enyl diphosphate reductase — MSAPLSLYLAAPRGFCAGVDRAIKIVEMAIEKWGAPVYVRHEIVHNRYVVDGLRAKGAVFVEELSECPPDRPVIFSAHGVPKSVPAEAAQREMLFVDATCPLVSKVHIEAARHSENGLQMIMIGHAGHPETIGTMGQLPDGEVLLVETVDDVAHVKVRDPARLAFVTQTTLSVDDTREIVAALQARFPQIVGPHKEDICYATTNRQEAVKAIAPKCDALLVVGAPNSSNSRRLVEVAARSGCDYAQLVQRATDIDWRALEGIKSVGVTAGASAPEELINEVIDAFKARYDVTVEIVETAQENVEFKVPRVLRQPT; from the coding sequence ATGTCAGCGCCCCTCTCCCTCTACCTTGCAGCCCCGCGCGGCTTCTGTGCTGGCGTTGATCGCGCGATCAAAATTGTCGAGATGGCGATCGAGAAATGGGGCGCGCCCGTGTATGTCCGGCACGAGATTGTCCACAACCGTTATGTCGTGGATGGTTTGCGTGCAAAGGGCGCTGTTTTTGTCGAGGAACTGTCAGAATGCCCGCCAGATCGTCCGGTGATCTTCTCCGCCCACGGGGTTCCGAAGTCGGTACCGGCTGAAGCCGCGCAGCGGGAAATGCTCTTTGTCGATGCTACCTGTCCGCTGGTCAGCAAGGTGCATATCGAGGCCGCCCGCCACAGCGAAAACGGCCTGCAAATGATCATGATCGGCCATGCCGGCCATCCCGAAACCATCGGCACCATGGGGCAATTGCCCGATGGCGAGGTTCTGTTGGTCGAAACGGTCGATGATGTAGCGCATGTAAAAGTGCGCGATCCAGCACGGCTGGCCTTTGTCACTCAAACGACCCTTTCAGTGGACGATACCCGCGAAATCGTCGCCGCCCTGCAAGCGCGGTTCCCGCAGATCGTCGGCCCCCACAAAGAAGATATTTGCTACGCCACGACGAACCGCCAAGAGGCGGTAAAGGCCATCGCGCCTAAATGCGATGCGCTCCTCGTCGTCGGCGCCCCGAACTCGTCCAACTCACGGCGCTTGGTGGAGGTCGCCGCCCGCTCAGGCTGCGATTACGCGCAACTTGTACAACGCGCCACCGATATTGACTGGCGCGCGCTGGAAGGCATCAAGTCGGTCGGCGTCACCGCCGGTGCCTCCGCGCCCGAAGAGCTGATCAATGAGGTGATCGACGCTTTCAAGGCACGTTACGATGTAACGGTCGAGATCGTGGAAACCGCTCAGGAAAATGTCGAATTCAAAGTTCCCAGAGTGCTGAGGCAACCGACATGA
- a CDS encoding ATP-binding protein — MGTTENGPRSAELFNKERRLRSIKITGFVIFGMITLWLGLSLFLGLEKMLVSTTPTFLGTFILFLCIRMDRDGIGRFLWVIGCLAGIFMGALFTDPASRLDVLFLVAAGAPFVLFSLRSEKGYIFATTLAALGLWATYWMIDVEALGLIDPQAVVYKKEIGVAASLTAFAVIMIEIFYFAQLNRRFSDVLVANNEELKQATRTKSDFFAAMSHEIRTPMNGVVGMLEMLETGELVPEQRRMLRTARESAFSLLRIIDDVLDISKIEAGKLSLTPVPTKMLSLFESAVEAVKIVADQKNVVVQLDVSPDIPDIMSCDPGRLRQIILNLLGNGIKFSARNEQTEYALVQLVVHRWDADTLKISVIDNGIGMDEETLAKVFAPFEQGKASASQLREGTGLGLTIVKQLVDKMGGSVAASGRSGQGSQIDVFLPMVDGQGTLVRDDLDGVNVIGLAAGHPMREAWRRAMEAVGAKVAWAESESELSRLVHMAKPDTLVMIAALDKEFQYDENVVARFHHAFPTQRYLTVTNDRRKKYGLVAPTHYVVECAPLLPSELIEGLRVLSGRQTLDISVFGVAEEAIALQAPAHSEGGQSNRLLVAEDNLVNQSVLKLQLEKLGYEPVIVDDGVAALDLWQKEDFPIVVTDCHMPNLDGFELTKEIRNAEKTADYKDRPRTIIVAITANAMAGEAEKCLEAGMDDFLAKPVRMNDLGRILRRWNEHLESLASLPSERKKADEVLKDQD; from the coding sequence ATGGGAACGACTGAAAACGGACCAAGATCGGCGGAGTTGTTTAATAAGGAACGCCGTCTGCGATCCATCAAGATAACAGGATTTGTTATCTTTGGCATGATCACATTGTGGTTAGGGCTTAGCCTTTTCTTGGGGCTCGAAAAGATGTTGGTTTCGACAACGCCAACATTTTTGGGCACGTTCATTCTATTTCTTTGTATTCGTATGGACCGCGACGGTATCGGGCGCTTTTTATGGGTGATCGGGTGCCTTGCGGGAATTTTCATGGGGGCGCTTTTTACCGATCCGGCAAGTAGGCTCGACGTGCTATTTCTTGTCGCGGCCGGAGCGCCTTTTGTGCTTTTTTCGCTGCGGTCCGAAAAAGGTTATATTTTTGCGACGACTTTGGCAGCGCTTGGGCTTTGGGCGACCTACTGGATGATCGATGTAGAGGCGCTGGGACTGATTGATCCGCAGGCGGTCGTTTACAAAAAGGAGATTGGCGTTGCGGCCTCTCTGACCGCCTTCGCGGTGATCATGATCGAGATCTTCTATTTCGCCCAGTTGAACCGGCGGTTTAGCGATGTCCTTGTTGCGAATAACGAGGAGTTGAAGCAGGCGACGCGGACCAAATCAGATTTCTTCGCGGCGATGAGTCATGAGATCAGAACGCCGATGAATGGCGTGGTTGGCATGCTGGAAATGCTGGAAACGGGCGAGCTGGTGCCAGAGCAGCGCCGCATGTTGCGCACCGCTCGGGAGAGCGCTTTTTCGCTCCTGCGGATTATTGATGACGTTCTGGACATCAGCAAGATCGAGGCAGGTAAGTTGTCCCTGACACCTGTACCGACGAAGATGCTCTCGCTTTTTGAAAGTGCGGTTGAGGCGGTGAAGATTGTCGCGGACCAGAAGAACGTTGTGGTGCAGTTGGATGTATCGCCGGATATCCCCGACATCATGAGCTGTGATCCGGGGCGTTTGCGGCAAATCATCCTGAACCTGCTCGGTAACGGGATCAAGTTCTCTGCACGAAACGAGCAGACAGAATATGCCTTGGTACAATTGGTCGTGCATCGCTGGGACGCCGATACCCTGAAAATCAGCGTGATCGATAACGGAATCGGCATGGATGAAGAAACGCTCGCCAAGGTGTTCGCGCCGTTCGAGCAGGGGAAAGCGAGCGCGTCGCAGCTGCGTGAGGGCACGGGGCTTGGGCTGACGATCGTCAAGCAACTCGTTGACAAGATGGGCGGTTCCGTGGCCGCAAGTGGCCGGTCGGGGCAGGGCTCGCAAATTGACGTTTTTTTGCCGATGGTGGATGGGCAAGGAACGCTGGTTCGTGACGACTTGGATGGCGTGAACGTGATTGGACTGGCGGCAGGTCATCCGATGCGGGAAGCATGGCGGCGGGCGATGGAAGCTGTTGGCGCTAAGGTCGCATGGGCGGAATCCGAGAGTGAATTGAGCCGCCTTGTTCACATGGCGAAGCCAGATACGCTGGTGATGATTGCGGCGCTGGACAAGGAGTTCCAGTATGATGAAAATGTGGTTGCGCGGTTCCATCATGCGTTTCCGACCCAGCGCTATCTGACTGTGACCAATGACCGCCGGAAAAAATACGGATTGGTCGCTCCTACGCATTATGTCGTTGAATGCGCGCCGTTGTTGCCGTCGGAGCTGATCGAGGGACTGCGGGTTCTTTCGGGGCGCCAAACGCTGGATATATCGGTTTTCGGCGTCGCTGAAGAAGCGATTGCGCTTCAGGCACCGGCACATTCGGAAGGCGGGCAAAGCAACCGGCTATTGGTTGCTGAAGACAATTTGGTCAATCAGTCGGTGTTGAAACTACAACTCGAGAAGTTGGGCTATGAGCCGGTGATCGTTGATGACGGCGTTGCCGCGCTGGATCTGTGGCAGAAGGAAGATTTCCCGATCGTGGTGACTGATTGCCATATGCCGAACCTTGACGGGTTCGAGCTGACGAAAGAGATCAGAAACGCCGAGAAAACAGCCGATTATAAAGATCGTCCGCGAACGATCATCGTTGCCATCACCGCAAATGCGATGGCGGGCGAGGCCGAAAAGTGCCTGGAGGCGGGCATGGATGACTTCCTCGCGAAGCCGGTCCGGATGAATGATCTCGGCCGTATTTTGCGGCGCTGGAACGAGCACTTGGAAAGCCTTGCCAGCCTCCCAAGTGAACGCAAAAAAGCAGATGAAGTTCTGAAAGATCAGGACTGA
- a CDS encoding NYN domain-containing protein: MFYRDERLALFIDGSNLYAAAKALGFDIDYKLLRQEFMRRGKMLRAFYYTALLENDDYSPIRPLVDWLNYNGYNMVTKPAKEFTDSQGRRRVKGNMDIELTVDAMETADHVDHIVLFSGDGDYRRLVEALQRKGVRVSVVSTIRSQPPMISDDLRRQADNFIELEELRDVVGRPAREPMETQDQS, encoded by the coding sequence ATGTTTTATAGAGATGAGCGCCTTGCGCTCTTTATTGACGGATCGAATTTATACGCAGCAGCCAAAGCACTCGGCTTCGATATTGATTACAAACTTCTGCGTCAGGAATTCATGCGCCGTGGCAAGATGCTACGCGCATTCTATTACACCGCGCTGCTGGAGAATGACGACTATTCACCGATCCGTCCGCTCGTCGATTGGTTGAACTATAACGGCTACAACATGGTTACCAAACCCGCCAAAGAGTTCACCGACAGCCAAGGACGCCGCCGCGTCAAAGGTAACATGGATATCGAACTTACGGTCGATGCGATGGAAACCGCTGATCACGTCGATCACATCGTCTTGTTCTCTGGTGATGGCGACTACCGGCGCCTTGTCGAGGCTCTTCAGCGTAAGGGCGTACGGGTTTCAGTTGTTTCCACGATCCGCAGCCAACCCCCAATGATCTCCGATGATCTGCGCCGCCAAGCCGACAACTTTATCGAGCTTGAGGAATTGCGCGATGTTGTCGGTCGCCCCGCTCGCGAGCCTATGGAAACACAAGATCAGTCCTGA
- the folK gene encoding 2-amino-4-hydroxy-6-hydroxymethyldihydropteridine diphosphokinase, whose protein sequence is MNKHQNHRTLYIALGSNSADFPSVSADILHRANLQISKDIGNISKSSNVFKTPCFPAGAGPDFANAVIAVSTDMDLHSILANLHRIEADFGRERTQRWGQRTLDLDILADGDVIAPDLHTYQSWKDLPLDQQAKLAPSELILPHPRIQDRAFVLVPWREIAPEWRHPVLGRTVSELCAALPEKDRAEVVPIGGETAEK, encoded by the coding sequence ATGAACAAACACCAAAACCACCGCACTCTTTATATAGCGTTGGGGAGTAATTCTGCAGACTTCCCATCTGTCTCTGCAGATATTCTCCACCGCGCTAACTTGCAGATTTCGAAAGATATAGGCAACATATCCAAAAGTAGCAATGTGTTCAAAACACCGTGTTTTCCGGCCGGAGCGGGGCCAGATTTTGCCAATGCCGTGATTGCTGTTTCCACTGATATGGACCTGCATTCCATTTTGGCAAATTTGCACAGAATCGAAGCGGATTTTGGCAGGGAGCGAACGCAGCGATGGGGGCAGCGGACGCTTGATCTCGATATTCTCGCAGATGGGGACGTAATCGCGCCAGATCTGCACACCTACCAGAGTTGGAAAGACCTGCCGCTTGATCAGCAGGCGAAGCTGGCACCCTCAGAGCTGATTCTGCCGCATCCGCGGATTCAAGATCGTGCGTTTGTGCTCGTTCCATGGCGGGAGATAGCGCCGGAGTGGCGTCATCCGGTTTTGGGGCGAACTGTTTCGGAGTTATGTGCGGCCTTGCCGGAGAAAGATCGTGCAGAAGTCGTCCCAATTGGCGGGGAAACTGCGGAAAAATAA
- the rpoZ gene encoding DNA-directed RNA polymerase subunit omega: protein MARVTVEDCVDKVPNRFELVMLAAHRAREIASGSPVTVDRDNDKNPVVSLREIADETQQAGDLRERMIESYQSQIEVDEPEEDAMALLMGQESDKPEEDSMDEEKLLRALMEAQGQR from the coding sequence ATGGCCCGCGTGACCGTAGAAGATTGTGTCGACAAAGTCCCGAACCGTTTTGAGCTGGTGATGCTTGCAGCGCACCGTGCGCGGGAGATTGCGTCTGGATCGCCGGTAACGGTTGATCGCGACAACGACAAGAATCCGGTCGTTTCCTTGCGCGAGATCGCTGACGAAACCCAGCAAGCTGGTGACCTGCGTGAGCGCATGATCGAGAGCTATCAGTCACAGATCGAGGTAGACGAGCCAGAAGAAGACGCAATGGCGCTTCTGATGGGTCAGGAATCCGACAAGCCGGAAGAAGACTCCATGGACGAGGAGAAGCTGCTGCGTGCTTTGATGGAAGCCCAAGGTCAGCGCTGA